A region from the Podarcis raffonei isolate rPodRaf1 chromosome 11, rPodRaf1.pri, whole genome shotgun sequence genome encodes:
- the SUB1 gene encoding activated RNA polymerase II transcriptional coactivator p15 isoform X1, which produces MGQITAPYRMPKSKELVSSSSSASDSDSEVDKKVKRKKQAVPEKPVKKQKTGESSKGAASSKQSSNRDENMFQIGKMRYVSVRDFKGKVLIDIREYWMDQEGEMKPGRKGISLNPEQWSQLKEQITDIDEAVRKL; this is translated from the exons ATGGGACAAATAACTGCTCCCTATCG AATGCCGAAATCAAAAGAACTTGTGTCTTCAAGCTCATCTGCCAGTGATTCGGACAGTGAAGTTGACAAAAAG gtgaaaaggaaaaaacaagcaGTGCCTGAAAAGCCTGTGAAGAAACAGAAGACTGGTGAAAGCTCCAAAGGTGCCGCCTCCTCCAAGCAAAGTAGCAACAGAGATGAGAATATGTTTCAG ATTGGTAAAATGAGATATGTCAGTGTTCGTGATTTTAAAGGTAAAGTCCTAATTGATATTAGAGAATACTGGATGGATCAAGAAGGTGAAATGAAACCTGGCAGAAAAG GTATCTCTCTAAATCCAGAACAGTGGAGCCAGTTGAAGGAACAGATTACTGATATTGATGAAGCAGTAAGAAAACTGTAA
- the SUB1 gene encoding activated RNA polymerase II transcriptional coactivator p15 isoform X2, with translation MPKSKELVSSSSSASDSDSEVDKKVKRKKQAVPEKPVKKQKTGESSKGAASSKQSSNRDENMFQIGKMRYVSVRDFKGKVLIDIREYWMDQEGEMKPGRKGISLNPEQWSQLKEQITDIDEAVRKL, from the exons ATGCCGAAATCAAAAGAACTTGTGTCTTCAAGCTCATCTGCCAGTGATTCGGACAGTGAAGTTGACAAAAAG gtgaaaaggaaaaaacaagcaGTGCCTGAAAAGCCTGTGAAGAAACAGAAGACTGGTGAAAGCTCCAAAGGTGCCGCCTCCTCCAAGCAAAGTAGCAACAGAGATGAGAATATGTTTCAG ATTGGTAAAATGAGATATGTCAGTGTTCGTGATTTTAAAGGTAAAGTCCTAATTGATATTAGAGAATACTGGATGGATCAAGAAGGTGAAATGAAACCTGGCAGAAAAG GTATCTCTCTAAATCCAGAACAGTGGAGCCAGTTGAAGGAACAGATTACTGATATTGATGAAGCAGTAAGAAAACTGTAA